In one window of Nicotiana tabacum cultivar K326 chromosome 12, ASM71507v2, whole genome shotgun sequence DNA:
- the LOC107772575 gene encoding dof zinc finger protein DOF3.4-like, translating into MSSEVGDRRPARLPAPANGTRPSEPENLPCPRCDSTNTKFCYYNNYNLSQPRHFCKSCRRYWTRGGTLRNIPVGGGTRKNSSHKRPRNTTSVTAQESVNATPITMIGSGQSSGSGSVSFMGCEVNLNESVQEAGGATNGTFTSLLTGPVGGGFVPLGGFGLGLGGFGLGNLDWPMEQVGGGNGGGGDGGENMKWQLSSGEIEGGGGGIGEDDCFGNWPDLAISAPGTSLK; encoded by the coding sequence ATGTCTTCAGAAGTTGGCGACAGGCGTCCGGCTAGACTGCCGGCGCCGGCAAACGGAACACGACCATCGGAACCGGAGAACTTGCCATGTCCACGCTGTGATTCTACGAACACAAAATTCTGCTACTACAACAACTATAATCTTTCTCAACCTCGTCACTTTTGTAAGTCCTGTCGCCGTTATTGGACACGTGGCGGCACCTTACGTAACATCCCCGTGGGTGGTGGCACACGGAAGAACTCCTCCCACAAACGCCCCCGCAATACCACCTCCGTTACAGCTCAAGAATCAGTAAATGCCACCCCTATCACAATGATCGGGTCGGGTCAATCATCCGGGTCGGGTTCGGTTTCATTCATGGGTTGTGAAGTGAACCTCAACGAGTCAGTGCAAGAAGCTGGAGGGGCAACTAATGGGACGTTTACTTCGTTGTTGACAGGTCCAGTGGGTGGTGGGTTTGTGCCATTAGGTGGATTTGGGCTTGGGCTAGGTGGGTTTGGGCTTGGGAATCTTGATTGGCCCATGGAGCAGGTCGGCGGAGGGAATGGCGGCGGCGGAGACGGTGGTGAGAATATGAAGTGGCAGCTAAGTAGTGGTGAGATTGAAGGTGGCGGCGGAGGAATAGGTGAGGATGATTGTTTTGGTAATTGGCCTGATCTTGCTATTTCTGCACCGGGGACCAGTCTTAAATGA
- the LOC107772574 gene encoding lysine histidine transporter-like 8 — MEERPETELISIPATPRASTPEILTPSGQRSPRGGHTSTGASNKDAKSWTPTSFISPRFLSPIGTPMKRVLVNMKGYLEEVGHLTKLNPQDAWLPITESRNGNAHYAAFHNLNAGIGFQALVLPVAFSFLGWSWGIISLTIAYFWQLYTLWILVQLHEAVPGKRYNRYVELAQAAFGERLGVWLALFPTVYLSAGTATALILVGGETMKLFFQIVCGPLCSSNPLTTVEWYLVFTSLCIVLSQLPNLNSIAGLSLVGAVTAITYATMAWVLSVSQPRPPSISYEPISLPSYTASLFSVLNAMGIIAFTFRGHNLVLEIQATMPSTFKHPAHVPMWKGAKVAYFFIAMCLFPIAIGGFWAYGNLMPSGGMLSALYAFHIHDIPRGLLAMTFLLVVFNCLSSFQIYSMPAFDSFEAGYTSRTNRPCSIWVRSGFRIFFGFVSFFIGVALPFLSSLAGLLGGLTLPVTFAYPCFMWVLIKKPTKYSFNWYFNWILGWLGVAFSLAFSIGGIWSMVNNGLKLRFFKPS; from the exons ATGGAGGAAAGACCTGAGACTGAACTCATTTCAATACCAGCAACGCCACGTGCATCAACGCCTGAGATTCTAACGCCGTCAGGTCAAAGATCACCTAGGGGAGGACATACATCAACTGGAGCTTCTAATAAAGATGCTAAATCATGGACACCAACTTCATTTATTTCGCCTAGATTCTTGAGCCCTATTGGTACTCCAATGAAAAGGGTGTTGGTTAATATGAAAGGCTATTTGGAAGAAGTTGGTCATTTGACTAAGCTTAATCCTCAAGATGCTTGGCTTCCTATTACTGAATCTCGTAATGGGAATGCTCACTATGCTGCTTTTCATAATCTCAATGCTGGTATTGGGTTTCAAGCTTTGGTCTTGCCTGTTGCTTTCTCCTTTCTTGGATG GAGttggggaataatttccttaactatAGCTTATTTCTGGCAACTCTATACTTTATGGATCTTGGTTCAGCTGCATGAAGCAGTTCCTGGGAAGAGATACAACAGATACGTGGAACTAGCGCAAGCAGCATTTG GTGAAAGACTGGGTGTTTGGCTTGCTCTCTTCCCTACTGTTTACCTATCTGCAGGGACTGCGACAGCTTTGATTCTCGTAGGAGGTGAAACcatgaagttgttctttcaaattGTTTGCGGTCCGCTGTGTTCCTCAAATCCTTTAACAACTGTGGAGTGGTATTTGGTTTTCACTTCCCTCTGCATTGTTCTATCCCAACTCCCAAACCTGAACTCCATTGCTGGACTCTCCCTCGTTGGAGCAGTGACAGCCATCACATACGCCACTATGGCATGGGTCCTCTCTGTAAGCCAACCAAGACCACCTTCGATTTCATATGAACCCATTTCATTGCCTTCCTACACAGCTTCTCTCTTTTCTGTCCTGAACGCCATGGGTATTATAGCATTTACTTTTAGAGGGCACAATTTAGTTCTTGAAATTCAG GCAACAATGCCGTCAACTTTCAAGCACCCAGCTCATGTGCCAATGTGGAAGGGAGCAAAAGTTGCGTATTTCTTCATAGCCATGTGCCTGTTCCCTATTGCCATTGGAGGCTTCTGGGCTTATGGAAACCTT ATGCCATCGGGAGGAATGTTAAGTGCTCTATACGCCTTTCACATTCATGATATTCCGAGAGGACTTCTTGCCATGACATTTCTCTTAGTCGTATTCAACTGTTTAAGTAGCTTCCAGATATACTCAATGCCAGCATTCGACAGTTTTGAAGCAGGCTACACCAGCCGTACCAACCGACCATGCTCAATATGGGTCCGTTCCGGTTTCAGAATATTTTTTGGATTCGTTTCGTTCTTTATTGGAGTGGCGCTTCCGTTCCTGTCAAGTCTTGCAGGGTTGTTAGGAGGGCTTACACTTCCGGTAACATTTGCTTATCCTTGCTTCATGTGGGTTCTAATAAAGAAGCCTACAAAGTACAGCTTTAACTGGTATTTCAACTGGATCCTTGGATGGTTAGGAGTTGCTTTTAGCTTGGCTTTTTCTATTGGAGGAATTTGGAGTATGGTCAATAATGGACTTAAACTCAGGTTCTTTAAGCCCAGCTAA